A single Patescibacteria group bacterium DNA region contains:
- a CDS encoding methyltransferase domain-containing protein has product MKIIRYHRYRILKFVKKVVAECDVAGKKLLDIGAEETPYKPYFKNLQYFAQDITQNTEGSIDYVGDINDGLKMIATGSFDYILCTQVLEHIKKPHVAFSEFYRILKPGGKLFLTTHLCFEEHMIPYDYFRFTKYGLKFLGESSGFTLEHLAPHGGIFQVIALIFDTLGIKLFFKKGLPYHIYIALFTPFILVFNSACYLLDFLDRNKTMTLNYECIYKKNL; this is encoded by the coding sequence ATGAAAATAATCCGATACCATCGCTATCGCATTTTAAAATTTGTAAAAAAAGTTGTTGCTGAATGCGATGTCGCAGGCAAAAAGTTGCTAGACATCGGCGCGGAGGAAACACCCTATAAGCCGTATTTTAAAAATTTGCAGTATTTTGCGCAGGATATTACGCAAAACACTGAGGGAAGCATTGATTATGTCGGGGATATTAACGACGGATTAAAAATGATTGCCACTGGCTCCTTTGACTACATTTTGTGCACACAAGTATTAGAACATATCAAAAAACCGCACGTAGCATTCTCTGAATTTTATAGAATATTAAAGCCCGGAGGTAAACTTTTTTTAACAACGCATCTCTGTTTTGAAGAACACATGATTCCTTATGATTATTTTCGCTTTACCAAATACGGCCTAAAATTTTTGGGAGAATCAAGCGGATTTACCCTGGAACATCTCGCGCCGCACGGCGGGATATTTCAGGTGATTGCCTTAATCTTTGATACTCTGGGCATAAAACTATTTTTTAAAAAGGGCCTGCCATATCATATATATATCGCGCTCTTTACTCCGTTTATCTTGGTTTTTAATTCCGCTTGCTATCTGCTGGATTTTTTGGATAGGAATAAAACAATGACCCTGAATTACGAATGTATCTATAAAAAAAATTTATGA
- the asnB gene encoding asparagine synthase (glutamine-hydrolyzing): MCGILGLLKKNGINSGDLEIFQGMLNMLKKRGPDQEGIYTDEKIILGHKRLSIIDLSEAGRQPMFNEDKKIAIVFNGEIYNYQDLKRNLKQKHLWQSRTDTEVLIHGYEEFGQKIVEKIEGMFAFGIYDKEKEILTLARDHFGKKPLYYYHDQDTFCFASELKALIMNPEIKKRLLIDQASLIKYLFYGYIPSPNTIFEQIKKLEPSSTFQFDVKKWEIIKRYRFWRLEDIKLNNNISEKEILEKTEKLLKDAVSKRLMSDVPLGVFLSGGVDSSIISYYLSQNSSNVNSFTVCYKDSPFADESFYAEKAAKSLGINYHLCQFEDSLVESNFLEIIDYLDEPMADAAIIPLHFIAKFAKKNISVALSGDGGDEVFGGYEKYKAQKFAEDYKYFGFLAGLLGAIIPQGNNYSRFLKVFGLDFPIRQFIWGSGGFLPNEIKNLLILKSLDLNQIFSEAINLSQEFKQNDTINKSLYLDCKILLPDWYLVKGDRATMCNSLEMRNPFLDKDLAEFLFSLSGRWKVRNGVTKYVLKKIAAQYIDPQIIYRPKGGFGVPLDKWIKTELEPLFKEYLLKPSPFFNRAYVEKIFREHLSGQRDNQFLLLRIFNFNYFLNKYHAS; the protein is encoded by the coding sequence ATGTGTGGTATTTTGGGTCTGCTTAAAAAAAATGGAATTAATAGCGGAGATCTTGAAATTTTTCAGGGCATGTTGAATATGCTTAAAAAAAGAGGACCCGATCAAGAAGGCATATATACGGATGAAAAGATAATTTTAGGCCACAAAAGACTGTCAATAATAGATTTATCTGAAGCTGGCCGGCAACCCATGTTTAATGAAGACAAAAAAATTGCCATTGTCTTTAATGGCGAAATCTACAACTATCAGGACTTAAAGCGCAACTTAAAACAAAAGCATTTATGGCAAAGCCGCACAGACACGGAAGTCTTAATTCATGGCTATGAAGAGTTTGGACAAAAAATTGTTGAAAAAATAGAAGGCATGTTTGCATTTGGTATTTATGATAAAGAAAAAGAAATTCTGACATTGGCTCGCGATCACTTTGGCAAAAAACCGCTCTATTATTATCACGATCAAGATACTTTTTGCTTTGCTTCTGAGCTAAAAGCGCTGATTATGAATCCTGAAATCAAAAAGAGGCTGTTAATCGATCAAGCTTCTTTAATTAAATATTTATTTTATGGCTACATCCCTTCCCCTAACACAATTTTTGAACAGATAAAAAAACTGGAGCCGTCCTCGACTTTTCAGTTTGATGTCAAAAAGTGGGAAATTATTAAGAGATATCGATTCTGGCGCCTTGAAGATATCAAGCTAAATAATAATATTAGTGAAAAAGAAATTTTAGAAAAAACGGAAAAGTTGCTTAAAGATGCTGTCAGCAAACGGCTCATGTCCGATGTTCCTCTCGGAGTTTTCTTAAGCGGCGGGGTTGATAGCAGTATTATATCTTATTACTTGTCTCAAAACTCTTCAAATGTAAATTCATTCACGGTTTGCTACAAAGACTCTCCATTCGCGGATGAATCTTTTTATGCTGAAAAGGCGGCAAAATCACTGGGCATTAATTATCATCTTTGCCAATTTGAAGACAGCCTTGTTGAGTCGAATTTTCTTGAAATTATTGATTACCTTGACGAACCCATGGCTGACGCGGCAATTATTCCGCTGCACTTCATTGCCAAATTCGCTAAAAAAAATATTTCAGTAGCTTTAAGCGGCGATGGCGGCGATGAAGTTTTTGGAGGGTATGAAAAATACAAAGCGCAGAAATTTGCAGAAGATTACAAATATTTTGGATTTCTCGCCGGCCTGCTTGGAGCAATTATTCCTCAGGGTAATAATTATTCAAGATTCTTAAAGGTTTTCGGCCTGGATTTTCCCATCAGGCAATTCATTTGGGGCAGCGGAGGCTTTTTACCGAATGAAATAAAAAACTTGCTAATTTTAAAATCTTTAGATTTAAACCAAATTTTTTCAGAAGCAATTAATCTCTCCCAAGAATTTAAGCAAAACGATACCATTAACAAAAGTCTTTACCTGGATTGCAAAATTCTGCTGCCTGACTGGTATTTGGTCAAAGGCGACCGTGCCACAATGTGTAATTCGCTCGAGATGAGAAACCCATTTCTGGACAAAGATCTGGCAGAATTCCTGTTCAGCTTAAGCGGCAGATGGAAGGTGCGAAATGGCGTAACAAAATATGTTTTAAAAAAAATCGCGGCTCAATATATTGATCCGCAAATAATTTATCGGCCCAAAGGCGGCTTTGGCGTCCCTCTCGACAAATGGATCAAAACAGAATTAGAGCCTCTTTTCAAAGAGTATCTTTTAAAGCCTTCTCCTTTTTTCAACCGAGCGTATGTCGAAAAAATATTTCGCGAACATTTGAGCGGACAGCGGGATAATCAGTTCCTGCTTTTGCGTATTTTTAATTTTAATTATTTTTTAAATAAATATCATGCGTCTTGA
- a CDS encoding glycosyltransferase family 2 protein — protein sequence MKLSIVITTRNREDNLLKCAKSIQKSKDLNFEWEIIIVDDNSSDGTQTLCSTDMNIKNCKFVHNSKQRMMISSRNIGARLATGKYVLFIDDDNIIDPEMIARLVYAADKHTEYGILGPSMYFLENCKKYLDFQKISFFTGKTAGKIDAKKREICDSDGVPNVFLIKKAIFDKCGYFDERLIQTYTEPDFAFNAKKSGFKCGIVTKALTYHDVLPNGQFTPRMLGGTFSQKSYCLIRNRTVIVSRYGRFYHKIIYFLFFSWLWPLLYTLLILKYRRFDLMRSYWVGFIDGIIYLFTKKLRFSYLK from the coding sequence ATGAAACTTTCAATAGTTATTACAACCAGGAACAGAGAGGACAATTTACTGAAGTGCGCTAAGTCAATCCAAAAATCAAAGGATCTGAATTTTGAGTGGGAGATAATTATCGTTGACGACAACTCTTCTGACGGCACTCAAACTCTTTGCTCGACCGATATGAACATCAAAAATTGCAAGTTTGTCCACAATTCAAAGCAGCGAATGATGATTTCGTCCAGAAACATTGGCGCCAGGCTTGCGACAGGTAAATATGTCCTATTTATCGATGATGACAATATTATCGACCCGGAAATGATTGCGCGCCTGGTTTACGCGGCTGACAAGCATACTGAGTACGGAATCTTGGGACCGTCCATGTATTTTCTCGAGAATTGCAAAAAGTATCTCGATTTTCAAAAAATAAGTTTTTTTACCGGAAAAACTGCGGGAAAGATTGATGCCAAAAAAAGAGAAATCTGTGACAGCGATGGCGTCCCCAATGTGTTTTTAATCAAAAAAGCAATTTTTGACAAGTGCGGTTATTTTGATGAAAGATTGATTCAAACCTACACCGAGCCGGATTTTGCTTTTAATGCCAAAAAATCCGGGTTCAAATGCGGCATTGTTACGAAAGCGCTAACCTATCACGATGTATTGCCCAATGGACAATTCACGCCCAGAATGCTGGGTGGCACATTTAGTCAAAAATCCTACTGCTTAATACGCAACAGAACAGTAATTGTTTCACGTTATGGACGATTTTATCACAAAATAATATATTTTTTATTTTTTTCATGGTTATGGCCCTTGCTGTATACTTTATTAATTTTAAAATACAGGAGGTTTGATTTAATGCGTTCGTATTGGGTGGGATTTATTGACGGAATTATTTATCTATTTACTAAAAAATTAAGATTTTCTTATCTAAAATAA
- a CDS encoding methyltransferase domain-containing protein, producing MKNEKEIMEYICCPKCKSDLLNQNNFLICRKCDKQYEIIEGNIIKIALDPAADLELSIKKWDESYSRQLTGKIYIKAEEDYKERYNTDVYQQLDEYKKIDSDLVYLEIGCGPMFFGQEIANKCRLIIGIDFCPSALKIAKKMLDDKGCKNYLLIQGNILNLPIKEDVIDLIYGAGVIEHFKNTQICINELHRVLKKNGISFNTVPYLNLGSLTYRQIWGNIPNLPVLKQIAEFIHIKLLKGRHMVFGYEMSFLGSTLKNIHRDAGFKKVVVEKFQVNLVFDFIPKCLRRTCIRLASNSKLFWPMVKVIGKK from the coding sequence ATGAAAAATGAAAAAGAAATAATGGAATATATTTGCTGCCCGAAATGCAAATCAGATTTATTGAATCAAAATAATTTTTTAATTTGCAGAAAATGTGACAAGCAATACGAAATAATTGAAGGCAATATTATAAAAATTGCGCTTGATCCAGCCGCGGACTTAGAATTATCAATAAAAAAATGGGATGAATCTTATAGCAGGCAGTTAACGGGGAAAATATATATAAAGGCCGAAGAAGATTATAAAGAAAGATATAACACAGACGTGTATCAACAGCTAGATGAATACAAAAAAATAGATAGTGATTTAGTCTATTTAGAAATTGGATGCGGCCCTATGTTTTTTGGCCAAGAAATTGCGAATAAATGCAGGCTGATAATCGGCATTGATTTTTGCCCGTCCGCGCTAAAAATTGCCAAAAAAATGCTGGATGATAAAGGTTGTAAGAATTATTTATTAATACAAGGCAATATTTTAAATCTGCCAATTAAAGAAGATGTAATTGACCTAATCTATGGAGCAGGGGTAATTGAGCATTTTAAAAATACCCAGATATGTATTAATGAATTGCATAGAGTGTTAAAAAAAAATGGAATAAGTTTTAATACAGTCCCTTATTTAAATCTGGGATCTTTAACTTATAGGCAAATTTGGGGTAATATCCCCAACCTTCCTGTCCTAAAGCAGATAGCAGAATTTATTCATATAAAGCTACTAAAGGGAAGACACATGGTTTTTGGCTATGAAATGTCGTTTCTGGGTTCAACCCTAAAAAACATCCATAGAGACGCGGGGTTTAAAAAAGTAGTGGTTGAAAAATTCCAAGTTAATCTAGTGTTTGATTTTATTCCTAAATGTTTAAGGCGCACGTGCATTCGGCTGGCAAGTAATTCAAAATTATTCTGGCCGATGGTTAAAGTTATAGGCAAAAAATAA
- a CDS encoding FkbM family methyltransferase has protein sequence MKHLKDKFKMYGVKKFFIYCLYEVKNKIFMRIIRNSYSQKGEDLAIDRFLGNKRSGFYVDIGANDPNRFSNTKRFYKKGWHGINIEPDFNNYNKFKCERARDINLNIGIGVENHKATFYKFMPDTLSTFSMKEADRYISQGYKLVDKMEIETIKLRDILAKYCNNQDIDFFSIDTEGFDMQVLQSNDWLKFKPKVICIESVSHDINNSDNKKEDNHEKFLIELGYKKIYDNKLNSLFVLNEIKYDKFSKFQSKEFDKFSNLRKNVVAKKNKSSEFEYAKILGKMGDKLDDKSVLDLGCGTGRYSMELAKKAKEVVGYDISEKSIETANHISKREGINNFVGIVGDFTNFLYSNYFDYVLVVNMLHHTKDKNLILQNIKKALKHDGKLIIFEFNPLNLMFIPFLIRLGQTRSHLNFEYWRSNIFNLNKIILNNGFKIDEAEKYAFLPTSLYNYSMFFEKLNRLLNQIPLLNTFNAFNIIICTKNEK, from the coding sequence ATGAAGCATTTGAAGGACAAATTTAAAATGTATGGCGTAAAAAAGTTTTTTATTTATTGCCTTTATGAAGTAAAAAATAAAATTTTTATGCGAATAATAAGAAACTCATACAGCCAAAAAGGAGAAGATTTGGCAATTGATCGTTTTCTTGGCAATAAGAGAAGCGGTTTTTATGTTGATATTGGGGCGAACGATCCCAACAGATTTAGCAATACAAAGAGATTCTATAAAAAAGGCTGGCATGGTATAAATATCGAACCGGATTTTAATAATTATAATAAATTCAAGTGTGAAAGAGCTCGTGATATAAATTTAAACATAGGCATAGGAGTAGAAAATCACAAAGCAACTTTTTATAAGTTTATGCCGGATACATTATCTACTTTTTCCATGAAAGAAGCCGATAGATATATTTCCCAGGGCTATAAATTAGTTGATAAAATGGAAATTGAAACGATAAAATTGCGTGATATTTTAGCAAAATATTGCAATAATCAAGATATTGATTTTTTTAGTATTGATACCGAAGGATTTGATATGCAGGTTTTGCAAAGCAATGATTGGTTAAAATTTAAACCCAAAGTTATTTGCATCGAATCGGTCTCGCACGACATTAATAATTCTGATAACAAAAAGGAAGATAATCATGAAAAATTTCTAATTGAGCTTGGTTATAAAAAGATATATGATAACAAACTGAACTCATTATTTGTTTTAAATGAAATTAAGTATGATAAGTTTTCAAAATTCCAAAGCAAAGAATTTGATAAATTTTCCAATTTAAGAAAAAACGTTGTTGCTAAAAAAAACAAATCCTCGGAATTTGAGTATGCGAAAATTTTGGGTAAAATGGGCGATAAATTAGACGATAAATCAGTTTTAGATCTTGGTTGCGGCACTGGCAGATATTCAATGGAATTAGCAAAAAAGGCGAAAGAAGTCGTTGGTTATGATATATCAGAAAAATCTATAGAAACAGCCAATCATATTTCCAAACGCGAGGGTATAAATAATTTCGTGGGAATTGTCGGTGATTTTACGAATTTTCTATATTCTAATTACTTTGACTATGTTTTAGTTGTTAACATGCTCCATCATACAAAAGATAAAAATTTGATATTGCAAAATATAAAAAAAGCCTTAAAACATGATGGAAAATTAATTATTTTTGAATTTAACCCCCTTAATTTAATGTTTATACCATTTTTAATACGCCTGGGGCAAACTAGAAGCCATTTAAATTTTGAGTATTGGCGCAGCAATATATTTAATTTAAATAAAATTATATTAAATAATGGCTTCAAAATTGACGAGGCAGAAAAATATGCTTTCTTGCCGACGTCTTTATATAATTATTCAATGTTTTTCGAAAAATTAAATAGATTATTAAATCAAATTCCCTTATTAAATACTTTTAATGCTTTTAATATTATAATCTGCACAAAAAATGAAAAATGA
- a CDS encoding glycosyltransferase, whose protein sequence is MNKLENKNIIIATHVFATGPAQDLKEFLLLNKINKLLFVGHPLFYDIKLNGSGYEIYKQGKKITETYKKIKKLWEPWSYLKSIILNFYWSFKQKTKWDIYIGSNNLNAFSGLLLKYVKRTNKVIYYVIDYNPKRFKSKILNKIYHWVDQFCVRHCDETWNLSPRMEQARLEYFGFADKKQKIVPIGIWFKRIKKYNFNEINKHTLVFMGHLIKKQGIQYVLRAIPGILKEIPDFKFLIIGDGNYAEYLKKMAQDFKINECLEFTGYLKDHANIENKLAKSALAVALYEKYDQNNNLTFTYFADPSKIKVYLGCGVPILLTDVPHNSKEILNKKCGLIIDDDKENITRAVINLMKNEELLKQFRKNALNYAKQFDWNLIFYKNLSKIL, encoded by the coding sequence ATGAACAAATTAGAAAATAAAAACATTATCATCGCAACCCATGTCTTTGCGACCGGCCCTGCCCAGGACCTGAAAGAATTTTTATTGTTAAATAAAATCAATAAATTATTATTTGTCGGCCATCCGTTATTTTATGACATTAAACTTAACGGCTCTGGTTACGAAATATATAAACAGGGCAAAAAAATTACAGAGACATATAAGAAAATCAAAAAACTTTGGGAACCGTGGAGTTATCTTAAAAGCATAATTTTAAATTTTTACTGGTCTTTCAAGCAAAAAACAAAGTGGGATATTTATATCGGCAGTAATAATCTAAACGCTTTCAGCGGCCTTTTATTAAAATATGTAAAAAGAACGAATAAGGTAATTTATTATGTTATTGATTATAATCCGAAAAGATTTAAAAGCAAAATTTTAAATAAAATTTATCATTGGGTAGATCAATTTTGCGTCAGGCATTGCGATGAAACCTGGAATTTATCTCCGCGGATGGAGCAAGCTCGCCTGGAATATTTTGGTTTTGCCGATAAAAAACAAAAAATCGTGCCTATCGGCATTTGGTTTAAAAGAATAAAAAAATATAATTTTAATGAGATCAATAAACATACCCTTGTCTTCATGGGGCATCTGATTAAAAAACAAGGCATCCAATATGTCTTAAGGGCAATCCCCGGCATCTTAAAAGAAATACCTGATTTTAAATTTTTAATCATAGGCGATGGTAATTATGCGGAATATTTAAAAAAGATGGCTCAGGATTTTAAAATAAATGAATGTCTGGAATTTACCGGCTACTTAAAAGATCATGCGAATATAGAAAATAAGCTTGCCAAATCTGCTTTAGCGGTTGCTTTATACGAAAAATACGATCAAAATAACAATTTAACTTTCACCTATTTCGCCGATCCGAGCAAAATTAAAGTTTATTTGGGTTGTGGCGTACCGATTTTGCTTACTGATGTGCCCCATAATTCAAAAGAAATTTTAAATAAAAAATGCGGTTTAATTATAGATGATGATAAGGAAAATATTACTCGAGCTGTTATTAACCTAATGAAAAATGAAGAATTACTTAAACAATTTCGCAAAAACGCCTTAAATTATGCCAAACAGTTTGATTGGAATTTAATTTTTTATAAAAACCTGAGCAAGATATTATGA
- a CDS encoding GDP-L-fucose synthase yields MNSDSKILIAGHRGLVGSAILRRLQADGYNNLILKTRQELDLLNQNSVSDFFRSEKPEFVFLAAAKVGGIMSNKLNKADFILENLQIQNNVIYYAWKFGTNKLLFLGSSCIYPRNCPQPIKEEYLLSDKLEDTNDAYAIAKIAGIKMCQSFNEQYNTNFISIMPTNLYGPNDNFDLENSHVLPALIRKFHEAKIEKKEEIILWGSGEVYREFLYVDDLADACLYLMNNYNDSEIINIGTGIDLKIKELAYKIKDIVDYKGKILWDTNKPDGTPRKLLDVGKLSALGWQAPTPLDEGLKKTYQWFIKNYEQIRK; encoded by the coding sequence ATGAATAGTGATTCAAAGATTTTAATCGCTGGCCATCGCGGCTTGGTTGGCTCTGCTATTTTAAGAAGGCTCCAAGCTGATGGCTATAATAATTTAATTTTAAAAACCAGACAAGAATTGGATTTGCTAAATCAAAATTCTGTCTCAGACTTTTTCCGGTCAGAAAAACCCGAATTTGTTTTTTTAGCCGCAGCTAAAGTTGGCGGCATCATGAGCAATAAACTCAACAAGGCTGATTTTATCTTAGAAAATTTGCAAATCCAAAACAATGTAATTTATTACGCCTGGAAATTTGGGACTAATAAACTTTTATTTCTAGGCAGCTCGTGCATCTATCCCAGAAATTGTCCTCAACCTATCAAAGAAGAATATCTACTTTCAGACAAACTTGAAGACACAAATGATGCTTACGCTATTGCCAAAATTGCCGGCATTAAAATGTGTCAAAGTTTTAATGAACAATATAATACTAATTTTATTTCAATTATGCCTACTAATCTCTATGGGCCAAATGATAATTTTGATTTAGAAAACTCTCATGTCTTACCCGCTTTAATCAGAAAATTTCATGAAGCTAAAATAGAAAAAAAAGAAGAAATAATCTTATGGGGTTCTGGCGAAGTTTATCGAGAATTTTTATATGTTGACGACCTCGCCGATGCCTGCCTCTATTTAATGAATAATTATAACGATTCAGAAATAATCAATATTGGCACAGGGATTGATCTGAAAATAAAAGAGCTTGCTTACAAAATAAAGGACATCGTTGATTACAAGGGGAAAATTTTATGGGATACAAACAAGCCGGATGGCACCCCGAGAAAGCTGCTTGATGTCGGCAAATTAAGTGCTTTGGGTTGGCAAGCCCCAACTCCTTTAGACGAAGGCCTTAAAAAGACCTATCAATGGTTTATAAAAAATTATGAACAAATTAGAAAATAA
- the gmd gene encoding GDP-mannose 4,6-dehydratase, translating to MKKALITGITGQDGSYLAELLLEKGYEVHGIIRRSSNFNTNRIEHLYQDPHLDNVRLTLHYGDLTDSSNISRLIEKIKPDEIYHLGAQSHVRISFDIPEYTADVTGLGTLRILDAIKETGFKTKFYQASSSEMFGKVLEIPQKETTPFYPRSPYGCAKIFAYWITKNYRESYNLFACNGILFNHESPRRGETFVTRKITRGLTRIKLGLEEKIYLGNLEAKRDWGYAKDFVEGMYLMLQQENPDDYILATGETHSVREFVELTAQLLDFNLAWEGEGLNEKGIDKKSGQVIVEIDPKYFRPAEVDFLIGDASKAKRILSWEPKTKFHELIKIMVEADFKTHQKNK from the coding sequence ATGAAAAAAGCTTTAATTACCGGGATTACCGGCCAAGATGGCAGTTATCTGGCTGAATTGCTTTTAGAAAAAGGTTATGAGGTGCATGGAATCATCAGGCGTTCCAGCAATTTTAATACCAATCGGATAGAGCATTTATACCAAGACCCCCATTTAGACAACGTGCGGCTTACTCTGCATTACGGAGATTTAACTGACAGCAGCAATATCTCCCGCTTAATAGAAAAAATAAAGCCAGATGAAATTTACCATCTGGGTGCGCAAAGTCATGTCAGGATCAGTTTTGATATCCCCGAATATACAGCGGATGTGACTGGGCTAGGCACTTTAAGAATTTTAGATGCTATCAAAGAAACTGGCTTTAAAACAAAATTTTATCAGGCTTCGTCTTCTGAAATGTTTGGCAAGGTCTTGGAAATTCCGCAAAAGGAAACGACGCCGTTTTATCCCCGAAGTCCTTACGGCTGCGCTAAAATTTTTGCTTATTGGATCACTAAAAATTACCGGGAAAGTTATAACCTTTTTGCCTGCAATGGCATCCTCTTTAATCATGAATCGCCGCGCCGCGGTGAAACTTTTGTCACCCGTAAAATAACCAGGGGCTTGACCCGCATTAAATTGGGTCTGGAGGAAAAAATTTATCTGGGCAATTTAGAAGCCAAGCGCGACTGGGGCTATGCCAAAGATTTCGTTGAGGGAATGTATTTAATGCTGCAACAGGAAAACCCCGATGATTATATCTTAGCTACAGGTGAAACTCATTCGGTCAGGGAATTTGTTGAATTAACCGCTCAACTCTTGGATTTTAATCTCGCCTGGGAGGGGGAAGGCTTAAATGAAAAAGGGATTGATAAAAAAAGCGGACAAGTGATCGTTGAAATTGATCCAAAATATTTTAGACCAGCAGAGGTTGATTTTTTAATCGGCGACGCTAGCAAAGCAAAAAGAATTTTAAGCTGGGAGCCAAAAACCAAATTTCATGAATTAATCAAAATAATGGTAGAAGCAGATTTTAAAACCCACCAAAAAAATAAATAA
- a CDS encoding glycosyltransferase family 2 protein, protein MENYLPTISVCMATLNAEIPLQECLERLFKQNYPMEKIELIVGDGNSADKTREIIKNYDGQIYDNPLKTGESGKAVAIKFAKHDLILILDSDNYLPDRNWLSKMVEPFEDAQIKLAEPILYTWRKEGGCIERYCALIGMNDPLCLFLGNYDRWNFLTQKWTEVKHKEADIGNYLKIKLTANGLPTVGANGTIFRREFLQNFNNSNYLFDIDVIANEFKINGHIFIAKVKTGIIHTFCENDFKKFIRKQKRRIKDYIYHKKNKSRTFDWDQFEISGRSSLGLYKFIIYTILTFPLLFQALKGFYKKRDWAWFFHIPACWATLIIYSWGKFVGIFNQGEFNRNNWKQ, encoded by the coding sequence ATGGAAAATTATTTACCGACAATTAGCGTTTGCATGGCAACTTTAAATGCTGAAATACCTTTGCAGGAATGCTTAGAAAGATTATTTAAGCAGAATTATCCAATGGAAAAGATTGAATTAATAGTCGGCGATGGCAATTCTGCTGACAAAACCAGGGAAATAATAAAAAATTATGATGGTCAAATATATGATAACCCTTTAAAGACTGGCGAGTCTGGCAAGGCCGTGGCAATTAAATTTGCCAAGCATGATTTAATTTTAATTCTTGATTCCGATAATTATTTGCCTGATAGAAATTGGTTAAGTAAAATGGTGGAACCATTTGAAGATGCGCAGATAAAACTGGCTGAGCCGATTTTATATACTTGGCGAAAAGAAGGCGGGTGTATTGAACGTTATTGCGCGCTAATCGGCATGAATGATCCTCTTTGTTTATTTTTGGGTAATTATGACCGCTGGAATTTCTTAACGCAAAAATGGACAGAAGTTAAGCATAAAGAAGCTGATATTGGTAATTATTTAAAAATAAAATTGACAGCTAATGGCTTACCCACGGTCGGTGCTAATGGCACGATTTTTCGCCGGGAATTTTTACAAAATTTTAATAACTCCAACTATTTATTTGACATTGATGTAATCGCCAATGAATTTAAAATTAATGGACACATTTTTATCGCCAAGGTTAAAACGGGCATTATTCATACTTTTTGCGAAAATGATTTCAAAAAATTCATTAGAAAGCAAAAAAGGCGGATTAAAGATTATATTTATCATAAAAAAAATAAATCCAGAACTTTTGATTGGGATCAATTTGAAATCAGCGGCCGTTCTTCCTTAGGTTTATATAAATTTATTATTTATACCATATTAACTTTCCCGCTTTTATTTCAGGCGCTTAAAGGTTTTTATAAAAAAAGGGATTGGGCCTGGTTTTTCCATATCCCTGCCTGTTGGGCAACTCTAATTATCTATAGCTGGGGAAAATTTGTCGGGATATTTAATCAGGGTGAATTTAATCGTAATAATTGGAAACAATAA